One genomic window of Salvia miltiorrhiza cultivar Shanhuang (shh) chromosome 4, IMPLAD_Smil_shh, whole genome shotgun sequence includes the following:
- the LOC131020309 gene encoding ribulose bisphosphate carboxylase small subunit, chloroplastic-like, translating into MASSMLSTAATVAPAQASMVAPFTGLKSVSAFPGSRKSADITSIASNGGRVSCMQVWPTEGLKKFETLSYLPPLSREQLLKEVEYLIRKNLIPCLEFELKDGFISRFNNRSPGYYDGRYWTMWKLPMFGCTDPVQVLKELDECSTLHPNAFIRIIGFDNVRQVQIISFIAHRPPGF; encoded by the exons ATGGCTTCCTCAATGCTCTCCACCGCTGCCACCGTCGCCCCTGCTCAAGCCAGCATGGTGGCTCCTTTCACCGGGCTCAAGTCCGTCTCCGCCTTCCCCGGCAGCCGCAAGAGCGCCGACATCACCAGCATCGCCAGCAACGGCGGCAGAGTCTCGTGCATGCAG GTGTGGCCGACGGAGGGACTGAAGAAGTTCGAGACGTTGTCGTACTTGCCCCCTCTATCAAGGGAGCAACTGTTGAAGGAAGTTGAATACCTGATCCGCAAGAACCTGATTCCATGCCTGGAGTTCGAGCTGAAGGATGGATTCATATCCCGGTTCAACAACAGATCTCCCGGATACTACGATGGAAGGTACTGGACAATGTGGAAGCTGCCCATGTTTGGCTGCACTGACCCCGTGCAGGTGCTCAAGGAGTTGGACGAGTGCTCCACTCTTCACCCCAACGCCTTCATCAGAATCATCGGATTCGACAACGTTCGTCAGGTGCAGATCATCAGTTTCATCGCCCACAGGCCGCCGGGCTTCTAA
- the LOC131020287 gene encoding uncharacterized protein LOC131020287 has translation MLIIQSPNPIPIQTFATLFYNLSSSLFLIFIFFHFTSIFLAKLFIFFGGNPFFQRNQDGYEFATFSDEEVEEENDDYYATAVKQVDGAAAAFVNPHEPFDQDILVDDGDSDESGYATPPSENYNYDDDDEEEEEEEEEEEEEILARDTDSSYDSETNETGPTTRFRETSFAPTNNVDINHIHQAPAAEKIEMSLRKEEKYLVFQSEGKKLVREDDEREMFGDSFNMGSTSKDSSEWRSSINCRDSATEDPFSSSSRRSCPKWESYAVFQKYDEEMLFLDRISAQKLSETESLRSIQACPRSISERIAHKIRTRSQRSTEFKQNPYRELESAYVAQICLTWEALNWNYNYFQRVRASRREFDTGCPAYVAQQFQQFQVLLQRYVENEPYEHGRRPDIYARMRSLAPKLLQVPEYRDSDHDHEKREEGQGSRIPSTSFLHIMEESIRTFMDFLKQDKKNHYQILADLFKRNRRGSADATLLLLLKKVNKKKKAKLHELRRSGKCLRKRKLKAEEEIAILMAQIDLKIVSRVLRMAELNGDQLHWCENKMTKVRVSDGKLQRDSSPLFFPAH, from the exons ATGCTTATCATTCAATCTCCAAATCCAATTCCAATACAAACATTTGCTACACTTTTCTATAATCTATCTTCCTCTCTCTTCcttatcttcatcttcttccacttcACCTCCATTTTTCTTGCCAAATTGTTCATCTTCTTCGGCGGCAATCCCTTCTTCCAAAG GAATCAAGACGGATACGAATTCGCCACCTTCTCCGACGAGgaagttgaagaagagaatGACGACTACTACGCCACCGCCGTTAAGCAGGTTGACGGAGCTGCCGCTGCATTCGTGAATCCGCATGAGCCGTTCGATCAAGATATTTTGGTCGACGATGGTGATAGTGATGAAAGTGGCTACGCGACGCCGCCTTCAGAAAATTATAactatgatgatgatgatgaagaagaagaagaagaagaagaagaagaagaagaagagattcTTGCAAGAGATACTGATTCATCGTACGATTCCGAAACAAACGAAACCGGCCCCACTACCAGATTTAGAGAAACTAGCTTCGCGCCTACCAATAACGTCGACATTAATCATATTCATCAAG CTCCGGCGGCGGAGAAAATCGAGATGAGTTTgagaaaagaagagaaataTCTGGTGTTCCAATCCGAGGGCAAGAAGCTAGTGAGAGAAGAcgatgagagagagatgttCGGCGACAGCTTCAACATGGGATCGACGTCGAAAGACTCATCAGAGTGGCGGAGCTCCATCAACTGCCGCGACTCCGCCACCGAAGATCCCTTCTCGTCGTCGTCGAGGCGAAGCTGCCCCAAGTGGGAATCCTACGCCGTTTTCCAGAAATACGACGAAGAAATGCTGTTTCTCGACAGAATCTCCGCCCAAAAACTCTCCGAAACAg AGTCGTTGAGGTCGATACAGGCGTGCCCGAGATCGATATCGGAGAGAATCGCGCACAAGATAAGGACAAGAAGCCAAAGATCGACAGAATTCAAGCAGAATCCTTATCGCGAGCTGGAATCTGCATACGTGGCGCAGATATGCCTGACGTGGGAGGCGCTGAATTGGAACTACAACTACTTCCAGCGGGTGCGGGCGTCGCGGCGCGAGTTCGACACGGGGTGCCCCGCCTACGTGGCgcagcagttccagcagttCCAGGTGTTGCTTCAGCGCTACGTCGAGAACGAGCCTTACGAGCACGGCCGCAGGCCCGACATCTACGCCAGGATGAGAAGTTTGGCGCCTAAACTTCTTCAAGTTCCTGAATATCGAG ATTCTGATCACGATcatgagaagagagaagaggggCAGGGGTCGAGAATCCCGTCGACTTCATTTCTGCACATCATGGAAGAATCGATAAGAACGTTCATGGATTTCCTCAAACAAGACAAGAAGAATCATTATCAAATCCTCGCAGATTTGTTCAAGCGAAACAGAAGGGGATCCGCCGATGCAACCCTCCTCCTCTTGCTAAAGAAAGTAAACAAAAAG AAAAAGGCGAAGCTGCACGAGCTGAGGCGGTCAGGGAAGTGCCTGAGGAAGAGGAAGCTCAAGGCGGAGGAGGAGATAGCGATCTTGATGGCTCAAATCGACCTCAAAATCGTGTCAAGAGTGTTGAGAATGGCGGAGTTGAATGGTGACCAGCTGCATTGGTGTGAAAACAAGATGACCAAAGTTAGAGTCTCAGATGGGAAACTGCAGAGAGATTCTTCCCCACTTTTCTTCCCAGCtcattga